From Centroberyx gerrardi isolate f3 chromosome 10, fCenGer3.hap1.cur.20231027, whole genome shotgun sequence:
aagagaaagaaagtaatatggacagaaacacatcagATAAACAAATATGACAATACCAAGAGTTCTGGCTGCTTTCCTCTCAGAtttcttagcagttacagtcactgaatgctggagtgtgacagccacagtgtgggatcgcatggcacgagcctgagacacagccaccacaaatactctcatataCAGAACTATGATGACAGTAATGGGAGCAGTAAAGTTAAAAACAAGGTCAACAGCTCCTTCAATGTAGTTAATGACAACGTCACACTCTCCATAGCATGAATTATACCTGCCTGGTTGTCTCAGGAAATCCTTTAGAATCAGACTGTTGTAGAAAGCAGAACAGacccaacacagacaaacacagattttaacTCTTGTCTTAGTGATTTTGGTGGGGTAACACAGAGGGTCACAAATAGCCACATAGCGGTCGACTGATATGAGCACCATGTTTCCTACTGAGACAGAGACATTTAGAAAGACCATAAAGTAATACAGAGCACACATGAAGTCACCCAGAAACCAGCAAGCCCCTATGAGGAGGATTTGACCCAGCAACAGCAGGCCCACTAGGAGGTCTGAGGcagccagggagaggagaaggaggttaGTGGGGGTGTGGAGTTGCCTGGAAAGAGAAAATATAATCTTTGAACATATTATCATCAATAGTAGTTGTGGCAGTCAAAAaagtattgttgttattgtagtAAAAGGAATTGTAATAGTTTTTGTTACAACCAGAATGTACTCATCAAAGGCCAAGACATCTATGTAGCCTACTAGCCAaagccatttctttttatgAGTCTGTTAATATTTAGAAATATGAACGTATTTTAGGCTATGCTGAGAAGTATATCTCTACCtgtagtgggagatggagatgatgaccagcaggttgagagacacggtgagcagagagatggaggacagcagaatgTAGAGGAGCATGGCCTCAGAGTGAGGACGTGTTggcttcctgcaggaagtgttgaggagctgtggaaagcagagttcacctccttccagggtctccatcatcagagagagaggaggagaggagaagctgctgaggtctggcagCTTTCTGACCAAAGCTCTCTATCATACAGCTGATTtatctctttcctcccttcttttcccTCCAGCTTCCCTCTCTCACATTTCCTCCCTCTTGGAGACTGATGACCCTCCTCCCTGtcattcttcttcatctccatcttcaACAAAAATAGTGTTAACATTGACCCTTTGTGCTTTCATAATGGAGCTATTTGACCACCAGATGATTTGACACAAGGGCTGTACAATTATTTGTGTATAATTTTATATAGcaattttattttctaaatttttTTAGCCTTTTATCTTGTTGCCATTgcacaaaacagacaaatatacagaaaaacaaaaacatgcagtaaaaaacatgcaataataatatgaatcattaataacacaaaattaaagctgcaagcagcatttCGTGAGGCCAAGCACATCAAGCAGAGTACATTGTACGCAGTTACATTGAGGACTTTTGTCAAATCAAATTGATTtcttgtgattttatttttcccaaTAAATAATTCCCTTTGTTAGACTCAGATCAAGAAATCTGATAATAGAacaagaagaaataaaagaaaaaaggttgAGCAATTTTGAACATGAGCGGACATAGTGTTGCAGAGATATggctcacttcctgtttctgtaTCTTTGCCGCCAGATTGATGCCTTCATAGGCGAAAACTGGACGTGTAAATATGCTCTATTTTCCATTGAATACAATGTATTACATGACCTGAGAAttcaaaattcatttttttagaAAAATAGATTGTTGGACTGACCTCTATCGATGTGCCACTTTTCGTAACAATTGACCAATTGGTTCTATGGGCTGCTTTAGCCTCCCATtgcagaaaaaagaagaaataaaagactAAATATTAATTGGTTGAAATTGgccatactgtactgtatttgaTTTACTGTACTTGTCTTGACCCAAGGAacttggggaaaaaagaagTCTGACGATATGTGAAACGGTTCAAGAGTTGCAGGCCAAAACCTTGACATTGACCTGATTGTGGCGCTAGTGGGATTGATGTAAATGTGCACACAGATACATTGAGGACTTGAGCAATTTTGATCATCCTGTAGACAGGATTAGCAAATCCCCATGACCCCTTGATTATCTGCGAGAGGGTAAAAAGATGGTCCACTGTTAAGCGGCCAGGACAGAATTCGGTCCTCTTGAATCTGAAGTTCGACAATCGGAGTCCCACTTCCAGCATCTTGGCATAGGCTTTCCCagggaggcagtgtgtgtgattccATAGCTGGAATCCATAGTTGGAAAACACCCTCCGATTCCCTTTTTTGAAAATGAGAACCACACCCCTGTCTGCAAATCCAAGGGCACTGTTCCTGAAATAGGAATCCACCTTATGGTGAACCCACAAGGTGGATTCTCCATCACAGCCTCTGGGTGGCAGGCAAGCTGACCCTCCTGCATTAGTGTCAGATCCAGCTTGGGTGGCACTGTTCAGAGACTTATTTCTGCCCAGCAGAGAAGCGACAACGCTCTCCGTGAGGAGCTCCAGTTTTTGCGAACCTCACTGCAGGCCACTGCTCAGTCCAGAGGAGCAGAGCAATCCTCCGTTGGGTCCTCTAGTGCCATTGATGTGGAGAGCCTGAGACGTGACCTGCCAACACCAGGCCAAGACATCCACCAGGTTTCAAGACCTCCAGCAGGGCACAGGCTTCAGGTGCTTCTCCACTCTTTTCCCATGACCAATTGTAATGGTTTGGCCCTACACACAAGTTTCTGGGGTGCCAGTCAGATCTCAGTCTCAACCCTGGCAAATGAAGGTTATAAGTCTGTATAGTTATCTCAAACCCACATAAAGGATGCATATTTAAAGAATCATGATCAATAAGTTCACATTATACACCCTGGTGACACTGTAtgataaataaacaacaaagaGTCAGTAGAGTAAGCCAACAGTATGgcatgagtgagagaaagagtccAATTGGCTCAGAACAAAACAAGAGAATGATCCAACAAAAACTCTTATTATAGCGTTCAAGAAGTAATTCAATTCGATCCAGCTCAATTCAGTTCAACCAAAAATATTCTttcccaaaaatgaaaataaaaggcAGATCTACtcactcaaacattgttcactcaggtagtcagtcagtcaaatggGTCTGGTCTATGCAGCATTTACGTCGTAGAGCCTCCACTCTCGACCATTTCTCCTCCAGCAAGATGAGCGAGTTGCTGCACAGCTTATCCTCCACTCCCAACTAATGCTTCTCCAGCAAGATGTGCATCACACACCACAGCTTCTCCTCCAGCAAGATGAATGACACACAGTACAGACTTGGAAAGAGCACCTGGAGCACCTGTGCTGGGTCCTGGGGAAGATCGGTGCTGCTGGGCTCACCCTGAACCTACAGAAATGTAGGTGGGCCAAGCAGGAGACCGGGTACCTGGGATACCAGCTGGGAAGATGAAAGGTCTGACCACAGGTGGACAAGGTGGAGGCCATCTTGAACAGTCCCAGACCCTACACCAAGACTCAGGCAAAGTCCTTCCTTGGGCTTGTAGGTTGGTATCACAGATTCATTCCTCACTTTGCCACAATTGCGGCCTCTCTGACAAACCTTAGCTTACCGGAAGCTGACAAGCAACCCAGTGACGTGGACAGGGGAATGTGATTCTGCTTTTCAGGCCCTCAAGTCCCAGATGTGCTCATCTCATGTGTTGCAGAGCCCTGATTTTGAACGCTGGTTCTTGGTCCAGGTGGATGCCTTTGGGGTAGGCATGGGCGTGGCACTGATACAGGGAGACCCAGACGAAGAGCGATCTATACGGTACCTCAGATGGAAACTCCTGCCCTGGGAAACCAGATACTCCACCATCGAAAAGGAATGTCTGGCGATCAAATGGGCCCTGGACAGTCTGAGGTACTATCTGCTGGGCTGAGAGTTTGATCTTCACTCTGACCATTGTGCCCTGACCTGGATCCAGGCCATGAAGGATCAAAACTCCAGAGTAGCCAGGTGGTACCTTGAACTTCAGCCATTCACGCTCTGTGTGTGGCACAAGGTCaacaatgaaaatgtcactgcagACTACCTGTCATGGCTACCGAAGACCTGATTCTCCACCTTGGTACACCAAAATGAAATGGCTGCCACATACCCTGTCAGGGTCAAGGGCGAGCAGTTGTCATTCAGTAGTGACTGCAAGATGCGCTGTGTGACAGAAACTGGGTAGTGCTCAGGCACCTCATCTTGGACCAGTAGGAAAACCCTCAAAGGCCACACGTAcagctgtaaacacacaggTTGGGATTCCATATCTGACCCTCCAGCTTTGAAGGAGATCTGGTCTCTCAGGAAGACACCAAGGGGTCCTGTCAAAGAAAGACTGAAGAATGGGAAACCTGGGTCTTCCAGTTTGGCTCTacccaagggcggatatttcatttcactgttg
This genomic window contains:
- the LOC139913432 gene encoding trace amine-associated receptor 13c-like produces the protein MLLYILLSSISLLTVSLNLLVIISISHYRQLHTPTNLLLLSLAASDLLVGLLLLGQILLIGACWFLGDFMCALYYFMVFLNVSVSVGNMVLISVDRYVAICDPLCYPTKITKTRVKICVCLCWVCSAFYNSLILKDFLRQPGRYNSCYGECDVVINYIEGAVDLVFNFTAPITVIIVLYMRVFVVAVSQARAMRSHTVAVTLQHSVTVTAKKSERKAARTLGIVIFVYLMCFCPYYFLSLAGQDTLSVSFKAFFICLMFCNSCLNPLIYAFFYPWFRKAIKLIVRLQILQPDSCEANIL